The nucleotide window GTTAACGATGCCGGTCAGTCTGTTGAAGAAGCCGGTCCTTCTATTCCAGTTGAGATTTTAGGTCTTTCTGGTGTGCCGGTTGCGGGTGATGAGATGATTACCGTTGAGAGTGAACGTAAAGCTCGTGAAGCCGCTGTATTCCGTCAAGGTAAGTTTAAAGAGTTGAAGATTGCCCGTCAGCAGAAATCTAAATTGGAAAATATGTTCAATAAGATGGCTGAAGGTGATATCCAAAACGTTAACATTATTCTTAAGGCGGACGTACAAGGTTCTATTGAAGCGATTTCCGATGCATTAACCAAGCTTTCTAATGACGAGATTAAAGTAAATGTGATCTCTTCAGGTGTGGGTGGAATCAATGAATCTGACGCCAACCTTGCGATTGCTTCTGACGCATTGATCTTCGGTTTCAACGTCCGTGCAGACGCATCTGCGAAACGCATTATCGATAGTGAAGGCATCGGCCTTAAATATTACAGTATCATCTATGAAATCGTTGATGAAGTTAAACGTGCCGTTGAAGGTAAGTTGGCTCCAGACATTCAGGAAAATATTGTCGGTGTTGCAGACGTACGTGAAGTCTTTAAAGCACCTAAAATCGGTCTTATCGCTGGTTGTATGGTTACCGAAGGTACCGTTAAACGCAATAATCCTATCCGTGTTCTACGTGACAATGTGGTAATTTACGAAGGTAATCTTGAGTCGTTACGTCGTTTCAAAGATGACGCCAATGAAGTTAACAAAGGTATGGAGTGTGGTATCGGTGTTAAAGATTACAATGACGTTAAAGTGGGTGACCAGATTGAGTGTTACGAGCGCGTAGAAGTTAAGCGTACTTTAGATTAATTGAAGATACATCATTAATCACCGATATAAAGGTTCAAATTAACTAAGCCGGCCTGGTAAAAAGGGTTCTGCAGAATTAAAACCTTTATTCAGATTGCCCCAGTATAATTATCCGTTGGTAATTGTAATTTGGGGCTTTTTGATTTTAAAAGAGAAAGAAATTATGAGTAATCAAACCGTGAGCCGTCCTACTCGAGTGGCTCAAGAGATTCGTAGAACCATTGCCCAATTGTTGGTGCAAGAGGTTAAAGATCCTCGTTTTCAAAACATCAGCATTACCGATTGTAAAATCAGTAAAGATCTAAGCATTGCGAAGATTCATTTTGCCTTGATGGGGTTTAATGAAAATGACCCTGAGGTGGCTGAAACTTTGGCGGCTTTAGAAAAAGCGGAAGGATTCTTCCGTTCTGAAATTGGTAAGCGTTTACGTTTACGCATTGTGCCGCATGTGCGTTTTTACTATGACAATATTCCAGAACATGCCCAGCATATGGAAATGCTCATCAATAAGGCGTTAAATTCATAAATGAGTCAGTTTCGTCGTCCACCAAAACGTGTGGTAAATGGTATTGTTTTGCTTAATAAGCCTGCAGGCGTGTCATCCAATGGTATCTTGCAACAGGTAATTCGGGTCTTTAATGCAAAAAAAGGTGGCCATACTGGCGCCTTAGATCCTTTTGCAACCGGCTTGTTGCCTATTTGTTTGGGTGAAGCGACTAAGGTCTCAGGTCTATTGCTCGATTCAGATAAGCGTTATACGGCAACCCTGAAGTTAGGTGAACAGTCGGATACCGGTGATACGGAAGGTGAAATCATTCAAACCTTACCCGTACCTGAACTTTCTGAAGCGTTGATTGAAAAAGTGTTCGCCCAGTTTATCGGTGATATACAACAGGTTCCACCTATGTATTCGGCACTTAAACATCAAGGTAAACCGTTGTATTTTTATGCTCGTCAAGGGATAGAAATCGAGCGTCCAGCACGCCCGATACGAATTCTGAACCTGTCGTTGGTCTCGTTTACCCAAAATCAAATAATCTTTGATGTGCATAGTTCCAAAGGGACTTATGTCAGAACGTTAGGTGAAGACATCGCTAAGGCCTTGGGAACGGTTGGGCATTTAACGGCACTGCATCGTACCCAAACGGGGAGTTTAAAAGGTGACGAGATGTTGAGTCTGGAAGAGATTGAAACTCAGCTCGATAACTGTCTACACCCGATAGATGAAGCGATTCAGCATCTACAGCGTTTTGATTTGACGGCTGAGCAGGCCGATTTAATTCGTCATGGCGGCAAGTTGGATTTTGCCAAACCGGAAACCGACCTGGTTCGTTTTTATGAGAACGACATCTGTATCGCCGTTGGAGAATGGCAGGCTGATAAACAGCTATTAAAGCCCAAGCGAGTGTTTAATTTACCTGAAAGTGTGGCAGGCTGATGATTTTCGCCAAGGCCGACGGCATTCTTGATCTGCGTAGCTTAGATGACTATAAAACAGGTCACTTAACGGGTTCCACATGGTTAACCTGGGACGATTTGCCTGAAAGTCTCAATGCCTTGCCAGCCGCACCTGCAACACTTTATCTCGTTGGTGAAAAAGACCCTATTGAAGCGGCCAGTCTGTTGCTCGATACCAAAGGTTACCAAGTCAGCGGTTCTTTAGTGATTGACTCCCCAAGCGCCATGCAAGATTGGGGTACACAGCTACCAGGCCTGGTTGAAACGGGGTCGACTTCAAAAACACTTTGGTCACCCAGTTTGTTAGTCAAAGAGTTTATTGATTTGATTCAAAAAGAATCTCTTTCGTTTGCCGAATCGGCGCAACGCCCAGAAGTTTTGGATATTGGTTGCGGTGGCGGTCGTGATGCGATTTATCTAGCTAAAAACCGTATGAATGTCATCGCGATCGATCATGAGGCCAAAGTGCTGAAGCGCGCTAAGGCGCTAGCAACATTATCCGGGGCATCGGTTAAATTCAAATGTTGCGATATCAAGAAAGATGGCTGTTTGCCTAATCAGAAATTTGATCTGATTACGGTGGTACGCTTTTTAAATCGAGAGCTGTTTTCTTATATTAAGGAAATGACCAGGCCTGGTGGGTTTGTTTTGTTTCAAACGTTTGTTGAAGGTGTGGAACAGTTTAGTTCGCCTAAAAACCCCAATTTTATTTTGGGTAAGACAGAACTGGCCGAAGTTTTTTCGGGCTTTAATGTAATTATTGATAGAATAGAACAATTAGACGATGGGCGGCCTGTGGCCTCTTTTATAGCTCAAAAGCCCCTGGTCAGTTAACAAAAAGAAAAATAATAATCTAACGTAGTTACTACGGTTATAGGAGAATGTTTAATGATTTCAATGTCAGCTAAAGAACTTTTTGAATTTTTTCAAGAACATAGCATTTGTGAATCACTTACTAAAGATGAAGTAGAGAGATTGATTCCTTACCTTCAAGAAAAAGAATACCAAGGTGGTGAAGTGATTTCAGACGCTGGCGAAGTGGGTGAGGCGCTTGGTTTTGTGATTCAAGGAAAAGTTCAGTTCACAAGCTCGGACGGCCAAGATACCGCTCCTGTAGGTAAGCAAGGGGTAGGGACATTGATTGGTGAAATGTCTTTCTTTGACAGAAAACCTCGTAACTTACGCATGGAAGCGTGTAAAAAAGGTGTTAAGTTTCTGATATTGACTCGTCCTATGTATGATCGTCTAAAAGTGGAAGAGCCGTTTATGGCGGTGAATATTCTAGAGAATGCGATTGTGAGTTTAGATACTCTAGTACGTCATATGGGCGACGATATTTCAGCTCTGAACCACTATATGCACGGTTTTGGTAAACATTGATAAAAAGTTTATAAACGCTTGTATTTTAATTGAAAATCAGTAAAATGCTCGGATTCGTCCCTATCATCGGTCGTGGAGGCGAATTTTTGTTAAGACCGATCCAATGGAGTAAACACTATGTTTGACGCAGAAGTTAAAGCTAAAATCGTTGCAGAATATGCAACAAAAGAAGGTGACACTGGTTCACCAGAAGTTCAAGTTGCACTTTTAACTGCACGTATTAAATACCTTACTGAGCACTTTAAAGCACATAAACAAGATAACCATTCTCGTACTGGTCTATTACGTTTAGTTAGCCGTCGTCGTAAGCTTTTAGACTACGTTCACAA belongs to Thiomicrorhabdus immobilis and includes:
- a CDS encoding methyltransferase domain-containing protein, with protein sequence MIFAKADGILDLRSLDDYKTGHLTGSTWLTWDDLPESLNALPAAPATLYLVGEKDPIEAASLLLDTKGYQVSGSLVIDSPSAMQDWGTQLPGLVETGSTSKTLWSPSLLVKEFIDLIQKESLSFAESAQRPEVLDIGCGGGRDAIYLAKNRMNVIAIDHEAKVLKRAKALATLSGASVKFKCCDIKKDGCLPNQKFDLITVVRFLNRELFSYIKEMTRPGGFVLFQTFVEGVEQFSSPKNPNFILGKTELAEVFSGFNVIIDRIEQLDDGRPVASFIAQKPLVS
- the rpsO gene encoding 30S ribosomal protein S15, yielding MFDAEVKAKIVAEYATKEGDTGSPEVQVALLTARIKYLTEHFKAHKQDNHSRTGLLRLVSRRRKLLDYVHKKDGERYLALIKRLGLRK
- a CDS encoding Crp/Fnr family transcriptional regulator, which codes for MISMSAKELFEFFQEHSICESLTKDEVERLIPYLQEKEYQGGEVISDAGEVGEALGFVIQGKVQFTSSDGQDTAPVGKQGVGTLIGEMSFFDRKPRNLRMEACKKGVKFLILTRPMYDRLKVEEPFMAVNILENAIVSLDTLVRHMGDDISALNHYMHGFGKH
- the rbfA gene encoding 30S ribosome-binding factor RbfA — its product is MSNQTVSRPTRVAQEIRRTIAQLLVQEVKDPRFQNISITDCKISKDLSIAKIHFALMGFNENDPEVAETLAALEKAEGFFRSEIGKRLRLRIVPHVRFYYDNIPEHAQHMEMLINKALNS
- the truB gene encoding tRNA pseudouridine(55) synthase TruB codes for the protein MSQFRRPPKRVVNGIVLLNKPAGVSSNGILQQVIRVFNAKKGGHTGALDPFATGLLPICLGEATKVSGLLLDSDKRYTATLKLGEQSDTGDTEGEIIQTLPVPELSEALIEKVFAQFIGDIQQVPPMYSALKHQGKPLYFYARQGIEIERPARPIRILNLSLVSFTQNQIIFDVHSSKGTYVRTLGEDIAKALGTVGHLTALHRTQTGSLKGDEMLSLEEIETQLDNCLHPIDEAIQHLQRFDLTAEQADLIRHGGKLDFAKPETDLVRFYENDICIAVGEWQADKQLLKPKRVFNLPESVAG